CTGACGGGCCAACGACAAAGTGGAATAAGCTATCGGCGTTTGCTGGCGCGGAGACAACCAATGGGAAGCGGCAGGATCTGGCCAGCAACCCAGAGATGCAGCAGAGAGAGTTTCAGCAGATGACGTCGAGCTTCCCGGAGCCGCGACTCGATATCGATGATGGCAATCAAGCGACGGCGGACATGCATGCTCGCGAGGATCTGCTGCTGAACTACTACAGCGTGACTCCTGCCGAGAATGGGTCGATTCGAATTCCGATCTCTCGTGCAATGGAGTTGATCGCGCAACGTGGTCTCCCGGTCAGCCCTCAGGCGGCTGCTACCGTTGAGATGGCCGGAGATGAGAAGCCAGTGGTCTTAGCTCCTTTGACCTCCGGATTTGCCCGGACCGGATATGAGCTTGAGGTTATCGAAGCACGGGAGCAAAAGATGACATACGGCAAAGCTGAAGCAGCCACGCAGGCGGAGTTTGCTCCAGCAAAGTAATGAAATTGATCAAGCAGATTTAGCATAGAGAAGAGATATGAGATACGGGCGGACAATCCGACGTGGATGGCAGGCGGCGATTCTTTGCTGCGCCCTGTTTGGTGCACCGTTGTTTGCGCAAGTCTCAAGCTATGGCGATAAGCAGAGTGGCGATAACGCTGGCGACCAGTTGCCGCAGGTTTTGCAGAAGGTCGGGGTTTCGCAGCATTTGAATCAGCAGCTTCCTCTGGACGCGTCTTTTGTGGACGACACCGGGAAGACTGTGAAGCTGGGCGACTACTTTGGAAAGCATCCCGTTATTCTTTCGCTGGTTTACTACAACTGCCCCATGCTTTGTTCTGAGGAACTGGACGGACTGACCGGTGCGCTGGAGATGGTCAAGCTGACACCCGGGAAGGACTTCGATGTAGTAATTATCAGCATCGACCCGAGTGAGACTCCGGAGACCGCGGCGGCAAAAAAAGCCTTCTATGTGAAGCGTTATGGGCGCCCGGAGACTGCTTCGGGTTGGCACTTCCTTACAGGGCAGCGACCGGCGATTGATGCGGTAACGAATGCAGTCGGGTTTGGCTATGTCAAGGTTCCCGGACCTGATGGAAAGCTGACGCAGTTCGCCCATGCGAGCTCGATCGAGATTGTTACGACGGACGGGAAGTTGGCTCAGTACTACCTGGGAGTGGAGTACTCGCCGAAGGACATGCTGCTTGGGCTGATCGATGCTTCGGGCAACAAGATTGGTTCTCCGGTGGCGAACATTTTGACCTATTGCTATCACTACGATCCGCAGACGAATAAGCATTCGCTGATCATCGCGCGAGTGGTGCAATTTGGCGGCATGGTGACGGTCGCAGGATTAGGCGGCTTCATGTTTTTGATGTTTCGACGAGATGTCAACTCCGCGCGCGAACACGACCTGACTAAGAAAGAGAACGGATAAAGGGTAACGATGCATATCAGTCCAGTCCTGTGGCAATTTTTGGTGAAGTGGCTCAACGCTTCGGCGCTCTTTCCGCGCGAGGCGTCGACCATTGCGCCCTACGCTGACGCGCTCTACTTCTTCCTGCTGTTGATCACAGTGATTGGTCTGACGCTGGTGGGTTTACTTGTCTTCGGTTTCTCGATCCGCTACCGCAAGGAGAAGCACCCAGAGGCGATTCAGGTGGAAGGGTCGACCTTGCTCGAGGCGACCTGGACGATCATTCCCCTCGCTCTCTTTCTGATCGTGTTCGTGTGGGGCGCGTTGCTGTATTTCCGGATCTACAATCCTCCGACTAACGCGATGAACATCTATGTGGTCGGCAAGCAATGGATGTGGAAGGCAGAGCATCCGGGCGGGCAGCACGAGATCAACGCGCTGCACGTGCCGACTGGCCGCCCTGTGCAGTTGACGATGATCTCGCAGGACGTGTTTCATAGCTTTTCGATTCCTGACTTTCGCGTAAAACGTGAGGTGATTCCGGGACGCTACTCAACGGTTTGGTTTCAGGCGACGACTCCAGGGACTTACCATATCTTTTGTACGCAATATTGTGGGACGAATCACTCGGCAATGATTGGCGAAGTCACCGTGCTGAGCCCGGATGATTATGATAAGTGGACACAGGAGTCCACCAGCGGCATGTCGTTGGCTCAGAATGGTGAGAGACTCTTTGCGAGTATGGGCTGCAACGCATGCCATTCGGGGAGTGCGGCTGCTCGTGGACCGAACCTCGCGGGTGTTTACGGGTCGAAGTTGCAGCTTGCCAGCGGATCGCAGGTGCTGGTCAACGACGCCTATCTGCGTGATTCGATCCTTAATCCTTCGCAGCACATCACGGCCGGATATGCGCCGATCATGCCGACTTACCAGGGGCAGATCAGCGAAGACGGCTTGATCGACCTGGTCGAGTACATCAAAGCTATGCAGAGCAACTACCGTGTCCAGCAGACGCTGACCACGTCACAGTCGAACGAAACGGCGCCGACAACGCCAGGGGTGGTGAAGCCATGAGTGCAACGAGCTACACAATCGTCAATTTGCCGGATCAGAGAACGGCTACGATTCCAAAGCGCAATTATCTGAACAACGAGGACGGACTGCTCAGCTGGCTGTTTACCGGCGACCACAAGCGCATTGCGATTCTGTATCTGATCTCGATCACGTTCTTCTTTTTCATCGGCGGTGCGTTTGCAGGTCTCATCCGACTTGAACTCCTGACGCCTCAACCTGATCTTGTGGCTTCGGATACGTATAACAAGTTCTTCTCGATGCACGGTATCGTGATGATCTTCCTCTTTCTGGTGCCATCGGTGCCGGCGACGCTGGGGAACTTTCTGATACCGATCATGCTCGGCGCGAAAGACCTGGCATTTCCCAAGGTGAATCTGCTGAGCTGGTACCTCTACTGGATTGGCGGTTTGTTCACACTGGCTGCTCTCGTTCTGGGTGGTGTGGATACGGGCTGGACATTTACGACTCCGCTGTCGACGCATTATCTGAACACTCATGTGGTGACGGCCGCGACGGGAGTCTTCATTATCGGATTCTCGTCTATCTTTACTGGTCTGAACTTCATCGTTACGATCCACCGGATGCGGGCGCCTGGCATGACCTGGTTCCGTATGCCGCTGTTCTGCTGGTCGAATTATGCGGCGTCCATTCTGATGGTGCTTGGAACCCCGGTTTTGGCGATTACGTTGGTTCT
This Tunturibacter gelidoferens DNA region includes the following protein-coding sequences:
- a CDS encoding SCO family protein; amino-acid sequence: MRYGRTIRRGWQAAILCCALFGAPLFAQVSSYGDKQSGDNAGDQLPQVLQKVGVSQHLNQQLPLDASFVDDTGKTVKLGDYFGKHPVILSLVYYNCPMLCSEELDGLTGALEMVKLTPGKDFDVVIISIDPSETPETAAAKKAFYVKRYGRPETASGWHFLTGQRPAIDAVTNAVGFGYVKVPGPDGKLTQFAHASSIEIVTTDGKLAQYYLGVEYSPKDMLLGLIDASGNKIGSPVANILTYCYHYDPQTNKHSLIIARVVQFGGMVTVAGLGGFMFLMFRRDVNSAREHDLTKKENG
- the coxB gene encoding cytochrome c oxidase subunit II, with product MHISPVLWQFLVKWLNASALFPREASTIAPYADALYFFLLLITVIGLTLVGLLVFGFSIRYRKEKHPEAIQVEGSTLLEATWTIIPLALFLIVFVWGALLYFRIYNPPTNAMNIYVVGKQWMWKAEHPGGQHEINALHVPTGRPVQLTMISQDVFHSFSIPDFRVKREVIPGRYSTVWFQATTPGTYHIFCTQYCGTNHSAMIGEVTVLSPDDYDKWTQESTSGMSLAQNGERLFASMGCNACHSGSAAARGPNLAGVYGSKLQLASGSQVLVNDAYLRDSILNPSQHITAGYAPIMPTYQGQISEDGLIDLVEYIKAMQSNYRVQQTLTTSQSNETAPTTPGVVKP